In Pleomorphomonas sp. T1.2MG-36, a single window of DNA contains:
- the ribB gene encoding 3,4-dihydroxy-2-butanone-4-phosphate synthase: MQALSRALTRLKAGGMVLLVDDEDRENEGDLVVAAEFATPEAIAFMAKKACGLICLALTGQQIDRLGLNPMVAMNRARRSTAFTVSIEARDGITTGISAFDRAHTIAVAADPAVAPGAIVSPGHVFPLRAADGGVLARNGHTEGAIDLVRLAGLQPAAVICEVMGESGHMARRPELDRFAREHDIPVLTIAELVEHRWATEQLVEEVASADLPTAYADGVLRVHAFRSQVDGEEHLAIVRRPLGKTPLVRVHSECLTGDALGSLRCDCGPQLHEAQRLVSEDPEGGVVIYLRGQEGRGIGLANKIRAYALQDGGLDTLDANTALGLPADARHYGIAAQILKALGVERLRLLSNNPAKADALAGYGLDVAGRVPLVIPPNPFNRRYLATKGERFGHSLCQHDS, from the coding sequence ATGCAAGCCCTATCTCGCGCGCTGACCCGGCTGAAGGCCGGCGGCATGGTCCTGCTCGTCGATGACGAGGATCGGGAGAACGAGGGCGACCTCGTCGTCGCCGCCGAGTTCGCCACGCCCGAAGCCATCGCCTTCATGGCCAAGAAAGCCTGCGGCCTGATCTGCCTGGCGCTGACCGGCCAGCAGATCGACCGGCTCGGACTCAACCCGATGGTGGCGATGAACCGCGCCCGCCGTTCCACCGCCTTCACCGTTTCCATCGAGGCGCGCGACGGCATCACCACCGGCATATCGGCCTTTGACCGCGCGCATACCATCGCCGTCGCCGCCGATCCGGCTGTGGCGCCGGGCGCCATCGTCTCGCCCGGGCACGTCTTCCCGCTTCGGGCGGCTGACGGCGGCGTGCTCGCCCGCAACGGCCACACCGAGGGCGCGATCGATCTCGTTCGTCTCGCCGGGCTCCAGCCCGCTGCCGTCATCTGCGAGGTGATGGGCGAGAGCGGCCACATGGCCCGTCGGCCGGAACTGGACCGGTTCGCCAGGGAGCACGACATCCCCGTGCTCACCATCGCCGAGTTGGTTGAACACCGCTGGGCGACCGAGCAACTGGTCGAGGAGGTGGCGAGCGCCGATCTTCCGACGGCCTACGCCGATGGCGTGTTGCGGGTGCATGCCTTCCGCAGCCAGGTCGACGGCGAGGAGCATCTCGCCATCGTCCGCCGTCCGCTGGGCAAGACGCCATTGGTGCGCGTTCACTCCGAATGCCTGACCGGCGACGCGCTCGGTTCGCTTCGCTGCGACTGCGGCCCGCAGCTCCATGAGGCGCAACGGCTGGTCTCCGAGGATCCCGAAGGCGGTGTGGTGATCTACCTGCGCGGCCAGGAGGGGCGCGGCATCGGCCTTGCCAACAAGATCCGCGCCTATGCGCTGCAGGACGGCGGCCTCGACACGCTTGACGCCAACACCGCCCTCGGCCTGCCGGCCGATGCCCGCCACTACGGCATTGCCGCCCAGATCCTGAAGGCGCTCGGCGTCGAGCGGCTCCGTCTTCTCTCCAACAACCCCGCCAAAGCCGACGCGCTTGCCGGCTATGGCCTCGACGTCGCCGGGCGGGTGCCGCTGGTCATTCCGCCCAACCCGTTCAACCGTCGCTATCTCGCGACCAAGGGCGAACGCTTCGGCCACAGCCTTTGCCAGCATGACTCCTGA
- the ribH gene encoding 6,7-dimethyl-8-ribityllumazine synthase, whose amino-acid sequence MTSSPTPPRLAVVVSQFNPEVTGGLLAGTRHELGERGIPLLDADVFSAPGAFEIPLLAQTLAQSGRYAGVICLGCVIKGDTAHFEFISLGAATGLMQATLATGVPITFGILTTYTDEQALVRSRDDAANKGREAAAACIEALATLEKIKAA is encoded by the coding sequence ATGACATCTTCCCCCACCCCGCCGCGTCTCGCCGTCGTCGTCAGCCAGTTCAATCCGGAGGTGACCGGCGGCCTCCTGGCCGGCACCCGCCATGAACTCGGAGAGCGCGGTATCCCACTGCTCGACGCCGATGTTTTCTCCGCTCCCGGCGCCTTCGAGATACCGCTTCTCGCGCAGACCCTAGCCCAAAGCGGCCGCTACGCCGGCGTGATCTGCCTGGGCTGCGTCATCAAGGGCGACACGGCGCATTTCGAGTTCATCAGCCTCGGCGCCGCCACCGGGCTGATGCAGGCAACGCTTGCCACCGGCGTGCCGATCACCTTCGGCATTCTCACCACCTACACCGACGAGCAGGCACTCGTCCGCAGCCGCGATGATGCCGCCAACAAAGGTCGGGAAGCAGCTGCCGCCTGCATCGAGGCGCTGGCGACGCTCGAGAAAATCAAGGCCGCCTGA
- the efeO gene encoding iron uptake system protein EfeO yields MRISGLIGASALAFILSSGAFAQEASLDLVEPIAEYKIYVTEKVAKLVEDTTAFTAAVKAGEVDKAKALFAPTRLSYEAIEPIAELFSDLDVSIDSRADDYEKAEADPEFPGFHRIEYGLWEKNSTEGLAPVADKLLADVKELEGRIASLTFPPEKVVGGAAVLMEEVAATKISGEEDRYSHTDLWDFRGNFDGARKIVELVRPLIADKEADFLKTVDANFDTVDTTLLKYKDGDGYVTYDKLTEDDRKVLAAAVNTLAEDLSTLRGKLGLD; encoded by the coding sequence ATGCGTATTTCCGGCCTAATCGGCGCTTCGGCGCTGGCGTTCATTCTTTCGTCCGGCGCCTTCGCACAGGAAGCCAGTCTCGATCTTGTCGAGCCGATCGCCGAGTACAAGATCTACGTCACCGAAAAGGTGGCCAAGCTCGTCGAGGATACCACGGCCTTCACCGCCGCCGTGAAGGCCGGCGAAGTGGACAAGGCCAAGGCGCTGTTCGCGCCGACACGCCTTTCCTATGAGGCGATCGAGCCGATCGCCGAGCTGTTCTCCGACCTCGACGTGTCCATCGACTCGCGCGCCGACGACTACGAGAAGGCCGAGGCCGATCCGGAGTTCCCCGGCTTCCATCGCATCGAATACGGCCTGTGGGAGAAGAACTCCACCGAGGGCCTCGCACCGGTGGCCGACAAGCTCCTCGCCGACGTCAAGGAACTCGAGGGGCGCATCGCTTCGCTGACCTTCCCGCCCGAGAAGGTGGTCGGCGGTGCTGCCGTGCTGATGGAAGAGGTGGCGGCCACCAAGATTTCCGGCGAGGAGGACCGCTATAGCCACACCGACCTCTGGGACTTCCGCGGCAATTTTGACGGCGCGCGCAAGATCGTCGAGCTGGTGCGTCCGCTGATCGCGGACAAGGAAGCCGATTTCCTGAAGACGGTGGACGCCAACTTCGACACCGTCGACACGACGCTTCTCAAGTACAAGGACGGCGACGGCTACGTCACCTACGACAAGCTGACCGAGGACGACCGCAAGGTCCTGGCGGCGGCGGTAAACACGCTGGCCGAGGATCTGTCGACCCTGCGCGGCAAGCTCGGTCTCGACTGA